The Sphingopyxis sp. BE259 nucleotide sequence CGCGGATGTTCGTCAGCGAAAACCGCCTGTCGCGGCCTTATCACGACGGTTTGGGCTGGGTCGTCGGCGCGAGCTTCATCGACAATCGCGCGCGGCAGGACCGTGAATATGGCTATGGCGCGCTGCGCGCGGTTCTGCCGGGCGTCACCAACAAGATTACCGAAGTCACCGGCTATGCCGAGGCGACGGTGGAAGTGATGCCCGACCTGATCGCCGCAGGCGGCATCCGTTTGTCGCACGCAAGGCTCGGCGGGATGGCGGAGGGCGTATCCCTCGCGCTATCCCAAGCTGGCCGCGCGACGACTGCGTCGCGCAACGAGACCGACTTGCTGCCGTCGTTTTCCCTGCTCGCGACGCCGCTGCATAACCTGCGGCTCTATGCGCGTTATCAGGAAGGCTTTCGCCCCGGCGGCCTCGCCGTCGATGGCAATTTCGTGCGGCGGTTCCTGAACGATCAGGTACGGACGTGGGAGGCGGGCGTTCGCTTCGGCGACAAGGGGCAAAGCCTGTTCGACGCCAGCATCGCGGTGTCGCACAGCCGCTGGCGCAACATTCAGGCCGATTTCATCGATAGTACCGGTTTCCCGACAACGGCCAATATTGGCGACGGACGGATCACCAGCGTGTCAGGCGCGCTCGCAATGCGCCCCACCGAGGCGCTGACCTTTGAACTCGGCGCGGTCTATAACCAGAGCCGGGTCGACGATCTGGCGCTCGACATCTTGCCGGTGTTTGCGGCGGCACCGGGGCGGCTTGGACGCATCCCCAACGTCGCCAGCCATGCGGTGCGTGGGTCGGTCAACTATGCGACAGTGATCGGGGACGAGGATTTCCGCGTCAACGGCTGGGCAAATTATGTCGGGCCGTCGCGGCTCGGCATCGGCCCGGTGCTCGGCGAAAGCCAAGGCGACTATATCGATACCGGGCTGGCGATGCGCGTCGGCGACCAGCGCCGCGGACTGTCGGTGACGCTGACCAATTTGTTCGATTCACGCGGGAATCGCTTTTCGCTGGGGACTCCGTTTGTCGAGGGTAATGCGGGTTTTATGACGCCGCTGCGGCCAAGGACGCTGCGGATTGCGGTAGACGTGGCGTATTAGCGAAGGTCGGCTTTGGGGTGGGGAGCGGACAAACCCCACCCCTCGTCACCCCGGACTTGATCCGGGGTCCATGACCCGTTGAGCCGCCGTAATCTTGAGAGGGCAGATGGATCCCGGATCAAGTCCGGGATGACGAAATTAAAAGTCCGAAATCGGTCGCTAGCCGTCACCTTCGTCGATGCCCCTCTCCGCCAGAGAGGGACTCGCCGGATCAATCCGCCAGCACCAAGCGTTCATAGCGGTCCATGTGATAATCGTGGCTGCCGAACTGGCCTTCGATCATCGTGGCGCGCTTGAAATAATGGCCGATCGCCAGCTCCTGCGTGATGCCGATGCCGCCGTGAGTTTGAATTGCGTTCTGGCCGACAAATTTCGCGCCGCGTGCGACCTTGGCTTTTGCGGCTGACACCGCCGCCATACGTTCGTTCGCGGGCAAATCGAGCTTCAGCACCCCCATGATCGTCATCGAACGCGCCTGTTCGACCTCCATGAACATATCGACCATGCGATGCTGGAGCACCTGGAACTTGGCGATCGGCACCCCGAACTGCTTGCGCTGCTGGGTATATTCCAGCGTGCCTTCGTGCAGTTTCTGCATCACCCCGGTCGCCTCGGCGCAGACCGCGACGGTTGCTTCATCGACGATCTGTTCGACCAGCGGCAAGCCGACGCCTTCGCCGCCGAGCAGCGCGTCGCCCGGGATCGCGACATTTTCGAAATAGATTTCCGACGCGCGGCTGCCGTCGACGGTCGGATAGTCGCGGCGGACGATGCCGGGCAGGTTGGCGTCGATCAGGAACAGCGACACGCCCTCCCGGTCGCGCTGGCCGCCGCCGGTGCGCGCGGTGACGAGCAGATGCGTCGCCCAGG carries:
- a CDS encoding acyl-CoA dehydrogenase family protein, translated to MDFTYTETQDMIRDTLARFLSDTYDFETRQKFINSDSGRDPAIWTALAQELGMLGAPFAEEHGGLGGGALENAIVMEELGKVIGIEPYLPTVVIAGGALKAVGGAQADAMIPEIIAGNAIIAFAYAEPQGRYDLANLRSTAKKDGAGYVLNGHKGVVYAAPWATHLLVTARTGGGQRDREGVSLFLIDANLPGIVRRDYPTVDGSRASEIYFENVAIPGDALLGGEGVGLPLVEQIVDEATVAVCAEATGVMQKLHEGTLEYTQQRKQFGVPIAKFQVLQHRMVDMFMEVEQARSMTIMGVLKLDLPANERMAAVSAAKAKVARGAKFVGQNAIQTHGGIGITQELAIGHYFKRATMIEGQFGSHDYHMDRYERLVLAD